Proteins encoded in a region of the Bacillus sp. T3 genome:
- a CDS encoding cobalamin-dependent protein (Presence of a B(12) (cobalamin)-binding domain implies dependence on cobalamin itself, in one of its several forms, or in some unusual lineages, dependence on a cobalamin-like analog.), translating into MIYDLVLLHPPTVYDFRKEMIFTGPISDVVPSSPVFEMYPIGLTSIGDYLERFGLKVKIINVANRMLLDPNFDVEKKLKKIKTKAFGIDLHWLPHAHGSVELARVVKKLHPNVPVIFGGLSSTYFHKELIEYPEIDFVMRGDTTEKPLLMLLNRLELKHKDFSAIPNLTWKKDGEYHFNPITYVPDDLDEFEHPGYLVYYSFCF; encoded by the coding sequence ATGATTTATGACCTGGTCCTGTTGCATCCGCCGACAGTCTATGATTTTCGGAAGGAAATGATCTTTACCGGTCCCATCAGTGACGTCGTCCCTTCATCGCCAGTTTTTGAAATGTATCCAATTGGGTTAACGAGTATTGGAGACTATTTAGAGCGCTTTGGCTTAAAGGTGAAAATCATCAATGTAGCAAACAGGATGCTATTAGATCCTAATTTTGACGTCGAGAAAAAACTAAAGAAAATTAAAACAAAGGCATTTGGTATCGATTTACATTGGTTGCCACATGCTCATGGAAGTGTTGAGCTTGCGAGGGTAGTAAAAAAGCTACACCCCAATGTTCCGGTCATATTTGGCGGTTTGTCCTCAACTTATTTCCATAAGGAACTAATTGAATATCCTGAAATAGATTTCGTTATGCGTGGCGATACAACAGAAAAGCCATTGCTCATGTTGTTGAATCGTTTAGAACTTAAACATAAGGACTTTTCTGCAATCCCGAACTTAACATGGAAAAAAGATGGGGAGTATCACTTTAACCCAATTACCTATGTTCCGGACGATTTGGACGAGTTTGAGCATCCTGGTTACCTGGTATATTATTCGTTCTGTTTTTAA
- a CDS encoding AMP-binding enzyme produces MNSREIEEVLYSNPDVLEVIVVGLPDTAIGEISCACVKLKPNCVLDAESLLEYIKPLVPNHKIPQKLLVMDEFPMTASGKIRRMFLQNQVRETLATEFGF; encoded by the coding sequence ATGAATTCACGCGAAATAGAAGAGGTTCTTTATTCGAACCCGGACGTTTTAGAGGTCATCGTCGTTGGTTTACCCGATACAGCTATTGGTGAAATATCCTGCGCATGTGTCAAATTGAAACCAAATTGTGTTTTGGATGCAGAGTCTCTATTAGAATATATAAAACCCTTGGTACCTAACCATAAAATACCTCAAAAGCTGCTTGTTATGGATGAATTTCCAATGACTGCTAGTGGTAAAATTAGAAGAATGTTCCTGCAAAATCAGGTAAGAGAAACGCTCGCAACAGAATTTGGCTTTTAA